The proteins below come from a single Geobacillus thermoleovorans genomic window:
- the serS gene encoding serine--tRNA ligase, with protein sequence MLDVKILRTQFEEVKEKLMQRGGDLTNIDRFEQLDKDRRRLIAEVEELKSKRNDVSQQIAVLKREKKDAEPLIAQMREVGDRIKRMDEQIRQLEAELDDLLLSIPNVPHESVPIGQSEEDNVEVRRWGEPRSFSFEPKPHWEIADRLGLLDFERAAKVAGSRFVFYKGLGARLERALINFMLDIHLDEFGYEEVLPPYLVNRASMIGTGQLPKFAEDAFHLDSEDYFLIPTAEVPVTNLHRDEILAADDLPIYYAAYSACFRAEAGSAGRDTRGLIRQHQFNKVELVKFVKPEDSYDELEKLTRQAETILQRLGLPYRVVALCTGDLGFSAAKTYDIEVWLPSYGTYREISSCSNFEAFQARRANIRFRRDPKAKPEYVHTLNGSGLAIGRTVAAILENYQQEDGSVIVPEALRPYMGNRDVIR encoded by the coding sequence ATGCTGGATGTGAAAATATTGCGCACCCAGTTTGAAGAAGTGAAAGAAAAACTAATGCAGCGCGGCGGGGATTTGACGAACATCGACCGCTTTGAACAATTGGACAAAGACCGCCGCCGCTTGATCGCGGAAGTCGAAGAGCTGAAAAGCAAGCGCAACGATGTGTCGCAGCAAATCGCTGTCCTAAAGCGCGAGAAAAAGGACGCCGAGCCGCTGATTGCCCAAATGCGCGAAGTCGGTGACCGCATTAAACGGATGGATGAACAAATTCGCCAGCTTGAGGCGGAACTCGACGACTTGTTGTTGTCAATTCCAAACGTGCCGCACGAATCAGTGCCGATCGGCCAATCAGAAGAGGACAATGTGGAAGTGCGGAGATGGGGAGAGCCGCGTTCGTTTTCCTTTGAGCCGAAGCCGCATTGGGAAATCGCCGATCGGCTCGGTTTGCTCGACTTTGAGCGAGCCGCCAAAGTGGCGGGAAGCCGATTTGTCTTTTATAAAGGGTTAGGAGCGCGGCTTGAGCGGGCGCTCATCAACTTTATGCTTGACATCCATCTCGATGAATTCGGTTACGAAGAAGTGTTGCCGCCATATTTAGTGAACCGGGCGAGCATGATCGGAACCGGACAGTTGCCGAAATTTGCCGAGGATGCGTTCCATTTGGACAGCGAAGATTATTTCCTCATTCCGACCGCTGAGGTGCCGGTGACGAACCTGCACCGCGACGAAATTTTGGCCGCAGATGATTTGCCGATTTACTATGCGGCCTACAGCGCCTGCTTCCGCGCGGAAGCCGGGTCGGCCGGCCGCGACACGAGAGGGCTGATCCGTCAGCATCAGTTCAATAAAGTCGAGCTGGTAAAGTTCGTAAAGCCGGAGGACTCGTACGATGAATTGGAAAAGCTGACGCGCCAGGCAGAGACGATTTTGCAACGGCTCGGGCTTCCGTACCGCGTTGTCGCCTTGTGCACCGGAGACCTTGGATTCTCGGCGGCGAAAACGTACGATATTGAAGTTTGGCTGCCAAGTTACGGAACGTACCGGGAAATTTCGTCGTGCAGCAACTTTGAGGCGTTTCAAGCGCGCCGTGCCAACATCCGCTTCCGTCGGGATCCAAAAGCGAAACCGGAGTACGTGCATACATTAAACGGTTCGGGGCTAGCCATTGGGCGGACGGTCGCCGCCATTTTGGAAAACTACCAGCAAGAAGACGGCTCGGTCATCGTTCCGGAAGCGCTTCGTCCTTACATGGGGAATCGGGACGTCATTCGCTGA
- the tadA gene encoding tRNA adenosine(34) deaminase TadA encodes MNTDEYYMRLAMEEAKKAEQIGEVPIGAVIVQDGRVIARAHNLRETEQRAIAHAEILAIDEACRATGSWRLERATLYVTLEPCAMCAGAIVLSRIERVVFGAFDPKGGCAGTLMNLLQESRFNHQVKVVSGVLADECGSLLSQFFRRLREQKRNVGGSANENSVD; translated from the coding sequence ATGAACACCGACGAGTACTACATGCGATTGGCAATGGAAGAAGCAAAAAAAGCGGAGCAGATCGGCGAAGTGCCGATCGGCGCTGTCATCGTTCAAGACGGCCGCGTCATCGCCCGCGCTCATAATTTGCGGGAAACCGAACAACGCGCCATCGCTCATGCAGAAATTTTGGCAATCGATGAAGCATGCCGGGCAACCGGTTCATGGCGGCTTGAGCGGGCGACGTTGTACGTAACGCTTGAGCCGTGCGCCATGTGCGCAGGCGCCATTGTTCTTTCCCGCATCGAACGGGTTGTATTTGGCGCGTTTGACCCAAAGGGAGGGTGCGCTGGGACATTGATGAACTTATTGCAGGAAAGCCGATTTAACCATCAGGTTAAGGTGGTAAGCGGGGTGCTTGCTGACGAGTGCGGTTCGCTGTTGAGCCAATTTTTTCGACGATTGCGCGAACAAAAGAGAAATGTTGGCGGGAGTGCCAACGAAAATTCCGTCGATTGA
- the dnaX gene encoding DNA polymerase III subunit gamma/tau has translation MAYQALYRVFRPQRFADMVGQEHVTKTLQSALLQHKISHAYLFSGPRGTGKTSAAKIFAKAVNCEQAPAAEPCNECPACLGITNGTVPDVLEIDAASNNRVDEIRDIREKVKFAPTSARYKVYIIDEVHMLSIGAFNALLKTLEEPPKHVIFILATTEPHKIPTTIISRCQRFDFRRIPLPAIVSRLKYVASAQGVEASDEALSAIARAADGGMRDALSLLDQAISFSDGKLRLDDVLAMTGAASFAALSSFIEAIHRKDTAAVLQQLETMMAQGKDPHRLVEDLILYYRDLLLYKTAPYVEGAIQIAVVDEAFTSLSEMIPVSNLYEAIELLNKSQQEMKWTNHPRLLLEVALVKLCHPSAAAPSLSASELEPLIKRIETLEAELRRLKEQPPAAPPSTAAPVKKLSKPMKTGGYKAPVGRIYELLKQATHEDLALVKGCWADVLDTLKRQHKVSHAALLQESEPVAASASAFVLKFKYEIHCKMATDPTSSVKENVEAILFELTNRRFEMVAIPEGEWGKIREEFIRNKDAMVEKSEEDPLIAEAKRLFGEELIEIKE, from the coding sequence GTGGCATACCAAGCGTTATATCGCGTGTTTCGGCCGCAGCGCTTTGCGGACATGGTCGGCCAAGAACACGTGACCAAGACGTTGCAAAGCGCCCTGCTTCAACATAAAATATCGCACGCTTACTTATTTTCCGGCCCGCGCGGTACAGGAAAAACGAGCGCAGCGAAAATTTTCGCCAAGGCGGTCAACTGTGAACAGGCGCCAGCGGCGGAGCCATGCAATGAGTGTCCAGCTTGCCTCGGCATTACGAATGGAACGGTTCCCGATGTGCTGGAAATTGACGCTGCTTCCAACAACCGCGTCGATGAAATTCGTGATATCCGTGAGAAGGTGAAATTTGCGCCGACGTCGGCCCGCTACAAAGTGTATATCATCGACGAGGTGCATATGCTGTCGATCGGTGCGTTTAACGCGCTGTTGAAAACGTTGGAGGAGCCGCCGAAACACGTCATTTTCATTTTGGCCACGACCGAGCCGCACAAAATTCCGACGACGATCATTTCCCGCTGCCAACGGTTCGATTTTCGCCGCATCCCGCTTCCGGCGATCGTTTCACGGCTAAAGTATGTCGCAAGCGCCCAAGGTGTCGAGGCGTCCGATGAGGCATTGTCCGCCATCGCCCGTGCTGCAGACGGGGGGATGCGCGATGCGCTCAGCTTGCTTGATCAAGCCATTTCGTTCAGCGACGGGAAACTTCGGCTCGACGACGTGCTGGCGATGACCGGGGCTGCATCATTTGCCGCCTTATCGAGCTTCATCGAAGCCATCCACCGCAAAGATACAGCGGCGGTTCTTCAGCAGTTGGAAACGATGATGGCGCAAGGGAAAGATCCGCATCGTTTGGTTGAAGACTTGATTTTGTACTATCGCGATTTATTGCTGTACAAAACCGCTCCCTATGTGGAGGGAGCGATTCAAATTGCTGTCGTTGACGAAGCGTTCACTTCACTGTCGGAAATGATTCCGGTTTCCAATTTATACGAGGCCATCGAGTTGCTGAACAAAAGCCAGCAAGAGATGAAGTGGACAAACCACCCACGCCTTCTGTTGGAAGTGGCGCTTGTGAAACTTTGCCATCCATCAGCCGCCGCCCCGTCGCTGTCGGCTTCCGAGTTGGAACCGTTGATAAAGCGGATTGAAACGCTGGAGGCGGAATTGCGGCGCCTGAAGGAACAACCGCCTGCTGCCCCTCCGTCGACCGCCGCGCCGGTGAAAAAACTGTCCAAACCGATGAAAACGGGGGGATATAAAGCCCCGGTTGGCCGCATTTACGAGCTGTTGAAACAGGCGACGCATGAAGATTTAGCTTTGGTGAAAGGATGCTGGGCGGATGTGCTCGACACGTTGAAACGGCAGCATAAAGTGTCGCACGCTGCCTTGCTGCAAGAGAGCGAGCCGGTTGCAGCGAGCGCCTCAGCGTTTGTATTAAAATTCAAATACGAAATCCACTGCAAAATGGCGACCGATCCCACAAGTTCGGTCAAAGAAAACGTCGAAGCGATTTTGTTTGAGCTGACAAACCGCCGCTTTGAAATGGTAGCCATTCCGGAGGGAGAATGGGGAAAAATAAGAGAAGAGTTCATCCGCAATAAGGACGCCATGGTGGAAAAAAGCGAAGAAGATCCGTTAATCGCCGAAGCGAAGCGGCTGTTTGGCGAAGAGCTGATCGAAATTAAAGAATAA
- a CDS encoding YbaB/EbfC family nucleoid-associated protein → MRGGMGNMQKMLKQMQKMQKEMQKAQEELAEKTVEGTAGGGMVTVVANGHKQILEVKIKEEVVDPDDIEMLQDLILAATNDALKKADELANEMMGQFTKGLNIPGLF, encoded by the coding sequence ATGCGTGGCGGAATGGGCAATATGCAAAAAATGTTAAAACAAATGCAAAAAATGCAAAAAGAAATGCAAAAAGCGCAGGAAGAGTTGGCGGAAAAAACGGTGGAAGGCACGGCGGGCGGAGGCATGGTGACCGTTGTCGCTAACGGTCATAAACAAATTTTGGAAGTAAAAATTAAAGAGGAAGTCGTCGACCCAGACGATATTGAAATGCTGCAAGATTTGATTTTGGCAGCGACAAACGATGCGTTGAAAAAAGCGGATGAGTTGGCTAATGAAATGATGGGGCAGTTTACGAAAGGACTTAACATTCCAGGGTTGTTCTAG
- the recR gene encoding recombination mediator RecR gives MHYPEPLSKLIDSFMKLPGIGPKTAARLAFHVLAMKEDTVLEFAKALVDVKRHIHYCTICGHITDTDPCYICKDERRDRTTICVVQDPKDVIAMERMKEYNGLYHVLHGAISPMEGIGPEDIKIAELLTRLQDETVQEVILATDPNIEGEATAMYISRLLKPTGIKVTRIAHGLPVGGDLEYADEVTLSKALEGRREL, from the coding sequence ATGCATTATCCAGAACCGCTATCGAAGTTGATTGACAGTTTTATGAAACTGCCCGGCATCGGCCCGAAAACGGCTGCCCGCCTTGCATTTCATGTGCTGGCGATGAAAGAAGACACCGTGCTTGAGTTTGCCAAAGCGCTCGTTGATGTCAAGCGGCATATTCATTATTGCACGATTTGCGGACATATTACAGATACAGACCCTTGCTACATCTGCAAAGACGAGCGGCGCGACCGGACGACGATTTGCGTTGTTCAGGATCCGAAAGATGTCATCGCCATGGAGAGGATGAAAGAATACAATGGCCTGTACCACGTGTTGCACGGGGCCATCTCGCCGATGGAAGGCATCGGACCGGAAGATATTAAAATCGCCGAGCTGCTCACGCGATTGCAGGATGAGACGGTCCAAGAGGTGATTTTAGCGACCGACCCGAACATCGAGGGAGAGGCAACGGCGATGTACATCTCCCGCCTGTTGAAGCCGACAGGAATCAAAGTCACCCGCATCGCCCATGGCTTGCCGGTCGGCGGCGACTTGGAGTATGCGGACGAAGTGACGTTATCAAAGGCGTTGGAAGGGCGCCGTGAGCTATAG
- a CDS encoding YaaL family protein, whose protein sequence is MLWRRKGKLKRQFDEKLMAELQKARTEWLEQKQLIEKSVDPSPEVLSALQLAEAKYFFLLREAKHRRITLKEVR, encoded by the coding sequence TTGTTATGGCGGCGAAAGGGGAAACTAAAGAGACAATTTGATGAGAAGTTAATGGCTGAACTACAAAAGGCTAGAACTGAATGGCTTGAGCAGAAACAACTCATCGAAAAAAGCGTCGATCCGTCTCCGGAGGTGCTGAGCGCATTGCAACTCGCTGAGGCCAAATATTTTTTCCTCCTCCGCGAAGCGAAGCACCGCCGCATCACACTTAAGGAAGTGCGTTAA
- a CDS encoding pro-sigmaK processing inhibitor BofA family protein, whose protein sequence is MEPKVVITVLLALIAVLLIVGARLKALRLIGYAAIRLIVGALALFVINAIGGHFNIHIPINLVTSIVCGFLGLPGAAALIVIDRYIL, encoded by the coding sequence TTGGAGCCGAAAGTCGTCATTACCGTGTTGCTAGCGCTTATCGCCGTTTTGCTTATCGTCGGCGCCCGTCTCAAAGCGCTTCGCCTGATCGGCTACGCTGCTATCCGCCTGATCGTCGGGGCGCTCGCGCTGTTTGTCATCAACGCCATCGGCGGGCATTTTAACATCCATATTCCGATTAACCTCGTCACCTCAATCGTTTGCGGATTTCTTGGCCTCCCTGGAGCGGCAGCGTTAATCGTGATTGACCGATATATTTTGTAG